The following nucleotide sequence is from Tolumonas lignilytica.
TTAGGGAGCTCATCAGATTGCCGTCACAGGTGAGTGCGATCGCAGGCAGAGAAGGTCGTGCTGTTTCAAAACGACTCATCAAATGAGACACAAATAACTGGGCAAGTGCGCCAGAGGCGCCATTACCACAGGTGAGGATCTTATTACCGTTGAGTAGACAGATAGCCAGCATCTGGGCTGCTGTTTGAATACTTTCTGAAAGTATTTCAGCCGCAGCAATTTTTGTCTGAATACTTTCGGTAAAATTTTCTCTGATCCGATCCAAACCTTTCTCCTAAAATGCGTTTTTTAACCAGCTACACTGGTCATTATCGTACGATACTATGTCAAAACGGCAAGCCTGATGTGCTTCATTGATTTTTTGGCTGAGCAAATAATAACGCGCAGTATGCCGTATTTTTCGTTGTTTCGCCGGGGTAACGGAAGATAATGCGCCGCCGTAATCAGATGACGCCCGATAGCGAACTTCGACAAACACCAGCGTTTGTTGTTCCCGCATGATGAGGTCTAATTCACCCTGACGACAGTGATAGTTGGCACAGACAAACAACAGGCCCTGTTGTTCTAGAAAACTGCGGGCCTGTTGTTCGTAATATTGACCTTTATTGCGCCGGTTGAGCGGCTGGGGGCGTTGTGGCTGGTTCTGGTTCATTCGTGGTCAGCTGTCCGCTGGCATAGCGAGTCCACAGAAGGTCGTGCATGATTACGCCATCAGTTGTGATATGCAGGATGCCGGTCAGTCCATTGATGGTCTTTTCCGGATTCTGGCGCAATTCACTTAACTGCGGTATCAAGGTGCCTGCATCGTACCCCATGGCATAAAGACGCAATTGATCGCCGGAAGCCTGAGGTAATACCGTATTGGCTTTGGCTAA
It contains:
- a CDS encoding YraN family protein translates to MNQNQPQRPQPLNRRNKGQYYEQQARSFLEQQGLLFVCANYHCRQGELDLIMREQQTLVFVEVRYRASSDYGGALSSVTPAKQRKIRHTARYYLLSQKINEAHQACRFDIVSYDNDQCSWLKNAF